From Corvus hawaiiensis isolate bCorHaw1 chromosome 11, bCorHaw1.pri.cur, whole genome shotgun sequence:
cagcttctctgggcaacctgtgccagggccacaCCACCCTcagcaggaagaatttctttctaatacctAATTTAAACCTGTCCTTTGACAGTTGAcagccattcccccttatcctgTCATCTATgtccttgtccaaagtccctctccagttctcttggagcccctttaggcactggaaaaggctgcaacaggtccacatccttctCATGTTAGGGACCACTCCCCACATACAATGACATATCTAAAGATCTCACAGATAAAAAAGAGACATGCAGATCTTGCCACTTACTtcactgtcagaaaaaaaaataaaaaagccaaactcCTGCCAGTCAAAAGTAAGTTGAGAAGATCTGGAAAATTATGTATGGTTTCTTTACTGTTGAAACAATTTATTTAACTATCTGAACTGGAAGCACCCAAACAATAAGATAAAATGTTACATGTTTCTCTCCATGCTTAACCAACAGTAAGATTCTGGTGCTTATGAGATTTTAACAAACAGGATTCATTACATGCTTTAAAAACCATTACATTCtctatataaaatatatatatcagAGTATCACCTGAAGTGTCATCACATGGAACAGGTCACAAAAGTGGGAAAGAAGGCAGCACCATCATATTATAGAAGGGGGTAAAAACACAACACTGATGCAATTTTGGTAGGAAATTCAAACATGCTTTTTCATGATTTAAGGGTCAAGGTGAAATCAGAACAAGAGTTGCATATCCTAGCGTGTCAAGGAGCTCTCAAGTAACACAGAGGAAGATCTCTAACAACCTGCAAATTTCCAGAAACGGTGACAGACTTGTGAAATCCCTACATTAAAACACCACAAACTGTACTGCGACTGTTACGTGTATCAGAACCAACCACCTCCTTCCCGCTGCTGCATTTCTACCCCAGGGCAGACACATCAGCGGAGCCTAACAAATCCCTGCCCTGAGCCGTGTCTCGAGCACCACCGCACTGCTGGCAGGGGCGGGACACGGAGCTTTGCCTGTGGAGCACAACGCCACGTCCCTCTGTGGAACGAAGCACTTTGCAATTCCCAGCGCCGGGACTGAGGCGCACACAGACCCGGCCGGTGCCGCGCACACAGACCCGGCCGGTGCCTCACACAGACCCGGCCGGTGCCTCACACAGACCCGGCCGGTGCCGCGCACACACAGACCCGGCCAGTGCCTCACATAGACCCCGGCCGGTGCCTCACACAGACCCGGCCGGTGCCGCACACAGACCCGGCCAGTGCCTCACATAGACCCCGGCCGGTGCCTCACACAGACCCGGCCGGTGCCGCACACAGACCCGGCCAGTGCCTCACATAGACCCCGGCCGGTGCCTCACACAGACCCGGCCGGTGCCGCACACAGACCCGGCCGGTGCCTCACACAGACCCGGCCGGTGCCGCGCACACACAGACCCGGCCAGTGCCTCACATAGACCCGGCCGGTGCCTCACACAGACCCGGCCGGTGCCTCACACAGACCCGGCCGGTGCCGCACACAGACCCGGCCGGTGCCTCACACAGACCCGGCCGGTGCCGCGCACAGACCCGGCCGGTGCCGCGCACACACAGACCCGGCCAGTGCCTCACATAGACCCCGGCCGGTGCCGCGCACACAGACCCGGCCGGTGCCTCACACAGACCCGGCCGGTGCCGCGCACACACAGACCCGGCCAGTGCCTCACATAGACCCCGGCCGGTGCCCCGCACACAGACCCGGCCGGTGCCGCACACAGACCCGGCCGGTGCCTCACATAGACCCCGGCCGGTGCCTCACACAGACCCGGCCGATGCCTCACATAGACCCCGGCCGGTGCCTCACACAGACCCGGCCGGTGCCGCGCACACACAGACCCGGCCGGTGCCCCGCACACAGACCCGGCCGGTGCCTCACATAGACCCGGCCGGTGCCTCACATAGACCCCGGCCGGTGCCCCGCACACAGACCCGGCCGGTGCCCCGCACACAGACCCGGCCGGTGCCTCACATAGACCCCGGCCGGTGCCGCGCACACAGACCCGGCCGGTGCCGCGCACACAGACCCGGCCGGTGCCGCAAACAGACCCGGCCAGTGCCTCACATAGACCCCGGCCGGTGCCTCACACAGACCCGGCCGGTGCTGAGGCGCACACAGACCCGGCCGGTGCCGCGCACACAGACCCGGCCGGTGCCCCGCACACAGACCCGGCCGGTGCCGCGCACACAGACCCGGCCGGTGCCTCAGGTACACGCGGCAGCCGGGCTGGGGGCACTGACAGAACGGCCCCTGCCCAGGGATGGTCACGGACCACAATAAAACACACACCGCGCTCCCCGGGCTGCTCTGCGGGGACAGCCCCGCTCCGGGGCCGGCGGGCCTGTGTCCGGCTCTCCCGCACCGCCCGCGGCGCCCCGGCCCCTCACGGACCGCCCGCCCGCCAGCGCCCCCGCGGGTGCCCGCCAAGGTGCCTGACCGCCACCAGGCGCCGAGCCCGCGCCGCGCCCACCCCGCCGCGCTACCGGGGCCGCGGCGGCTCGGGCGGGAGGGCGGCCCGCGGGCTGCCGAGTCAGTGCGGGTTCCCGACAGGCGGCCCCACGGCGCTTCGCACTTGCCGGGGTCCTGCGGGGCGAAGCCACCGTTGCCGAGGAGACGCGTCCCGGCGGGTGAGGGGGAGCGGGaccggagcagccccggggcggcggcggcggcgcgaaGGCGATGGccggggctggaggcagcagccccGCCCGACGGAGCTctgggcggggcgggcgggtcGGACGGGGCGTGCTTCCGGCCAGCTCAGCAGCCGCCTTCCGCTCCGCCGCGACCAGCGCCGGTAGCCGCGGGGAGGCCGCGCCGCAACCCACGAACAGCAGGGCCCCGACCGGGAGCCAGGAGACGGCTGCGAAGAGGAGCGGGAAGAAGCCGGAGAGGCGCCGCCGCCATGCTGAGCGTGTTCCGCTCCATCCCCACGCAGATGGTAGGGCCCGCCCGGGCCTCGGCACCGGGGCAGTGCGGGCGACACGGCCGGACGCGGGTTTTAGTGTCCCCTGCCCGCCCGGCGACACGGCCGGACGCGGGCTCAGCGGCCCCTGCGCGGTCTTGGCACCCGTGTACGAGGCACGACTAGGGGGATGCAGGATGAATCCATGTAATTCCGGTTTTTGACCTGGGAGTTGGGACTTTGAAGTGCTGTAAAGGGATGGTACTACGCAGCTGTGTGTAAGGGAAGCcttctctgtgctttcctgCCTGTGCTAGAGGCAGACAGAAGGGAATGTGTCCTCCAGAGAGCCACGTTTTCTAACGTCATGCAAACATAAATTAGCTGGGTTTGGAAGGAACCAttagagatcatccagtccagccctgccaaggcaggatCACCTGGAGCAGGAACGCATCCAGGTGgatttggaatgtctccagagagaggGACTCCATGACCTCTCGAGGtagcctgtcccagtgctctgCCATCCTCAACATaaaattcttccttctgctgaggTAGAACTTCATGTGtcttagtttatggccattgctcctcatcctgtcgctgggcaccactgaggaGAGTCTGGCAGCATCCTGTTGGCACCCACCTTGATATTGATATGTCAGTCATCTCCAAAACACAGGTGCCTTCTCAGGCACCCCCTCTTCTGTGGTGATACAGCTTTTACTTAGTGATGTTAAGCTGACTGCAATGATATTTTGAACTTGCATTACCTACCCTGGTCAGACAGTGCTTGCTTCTGTTTCTAGGTGATGTGGTCAAGCCTGCAGAGGAGGTGTTTACAGacactgtaagaaaaataattccaatCTGGTTTGAAAGTTGAACAAAAATGCTGAGAACCCATGGTCAGGTAGACTGTAGGATCTAACCTGAAAAGTTAAGTGGGCAGGTTTGTGTTTTAAATCACTGACTAAAAAGAGTCTCTTTCCACAGGACTACAAAGGCCAAAAATTAGCAGAACAGATTTTTCAAGGAATCATTCTTGTCTCTGCAGTAAGTATAGTAGACCTGTGGGTGAGAACATAAAAgactattttgttttctgatcttacaaatatttttcttactgtttcgGGTCACTAAAAGCTTTAAACAAAGTCAGAGGGACTGTCGTGgcttaaaaattttcttcttcccatctTTTACTTTCATTGTTGGCCTGCAATTTTGAAACGGTTAGAAAGATGTATGAACTGTGCTTTtgaaaaacttttattttcttacctAAATCCACTCCCTGCAACTTAATCATGTCATGggaaatgcttttcttcatttaaagtttgattttttctaaattatattttccaGGTAATTGGTTTCATCTATGGATACATCACTGAACAGTTTGGATGGACTGTCTACATAGTTATGGCCGGATTTGCTTTATCATGTTTGGTAAgaatgttttttccccaaaccaaaaaatacaTGCACTATTTAATCTGGAGTAATTGTTAAATTGAGGGGCTGTCAGCAGACTAATGTTTGCTATGTAATTCAGATTTATTAATACATATTTGTACTTCCTTTGATCTGCATAAAGTGCTCTGCAGGCCACTAAGTGCTTTTTTTGAAATGCTAGCAGGATTTTTGCAATTTAATACCACCTTTGAGTTCATATTTCATTTCAGTTAAAAGTTAGTTTTAAGTCCAGCTGGCAGCATAGTTAACAGAAAGGACAGGGAGGCTTTCTGTGCAGTAGCAGCTTGTCATGAAAACTTTGCAGCTGTTCCCTGCTGCCTGAGGAGAGAGACAAGGAGGCAGAGTATGGAATTGCACAAGTAATTCCTTATCTCCATGCATGAGAGGTGTCCCACTCCTATTGGGGCATTCCCAATTCAGTTTTACACGTGGTTCTTATACCTTTCAAGCATTCAGATAAAACCCGATTTGACCAATCTCTACtcaagccacacacacacattccacTGTTTGAAAAGCCACTGTAATTCTCTGGCATCATCATCCATCTGCTCCTTACTTAAACATCCCTTAGTCCATCTGGCTGCAGTTACTTACCCGTGATGCCAGGCAAGGAGAGGGTCTCAATGCAGTCTTGGAGGTGCTGGAATGCTGGTGTCACCTCAGGAGTCCGGGGTgtcctttttccttcagagtGGGTGCTGTCCTCCTCCTTGCAATGACCTGGGCTGCTTTGGTCACATACTTAGTATGACTTTGCAACGTAAACTGTAAATGAGTTTTCTTAGGACTAATAGATAATTAGTTAGGGATGAAGATTTTCCTAAGAAGCTGTACAGAGCAGCTCTTCGGCATCTCAGTGTCCACATTCTGACTCCACTCCTTTGCCCTCAGCTGACGCTCCCTCCGTGGCCCATGTACCGCCGCAATCCCCTCAAGTGGCTGCCTGTCCAGGAGTCGGGCACGGAAGAGAAGAAGGCAGCAGACAGGAAGCCAAAGAGACATGCTAAAAGCTAAAAATGATGGTTCTTCACGCTGTTACTTTGTTAAATTttgttaaattaatttccacTGAGTAATACTTCTTGGcttagtgtttgggtttttttcttagtacTTTGTATACTACCATGAGTACAACcaagctctgcagggagcatgAAGGCTTGAAATTAGGTCTGGAGTTTCAGTCGCTGGGAAGTCACTGGGAACGCAGGGATGAGGGGAATTATTTCAGAAGGCTACTGGAGGTCACACCTCAAGTATTTCACTAAAAAGGAACACAGTGAATCAAATGAATTCTAGTTAAGCTGTTGCCATAGCCTAAAAGATAATAAACAGCTGTCCAACTATGTGTAAAACAAGCTGTCACTAGTGCCAGGTTGTAACAAatactgtgaaatggtacataCCCCACAGTTCTGAAAATAACTGTTCTAGGATAGGAGACTGCAGAGGGGCAGTTTTTGTTTAGAATAAATTTCCCTGGGAAGAGCAAGTAACAATACAGCTCTTGAAACATTGTAACTTGAGCATGTAAGATCCATaggtttggtatttttttttctactgtcaTGTCAGTAACCTCCCTCACAGGTGCTGGAGGTTACAGTATTTCAGCTACaggcaggaaaagagagaggttgttcatttataattttattttacaaattcgTTCCCTTTGActtctttattatttaaaaaaacgtGTTTTCTGTAGGGATGGTACACAACAATGCCTTGGGGCTGTAGTGAGATACTCTGGATGCAAACAAAGAGAAATAGGGGTTTTATCTTTGTCTTGGGCACTTTCATTCCTAAAAGGAATTAGTATTTGTAAGGCAAAGGGATTGTTCTAGCTGGGACCATGGTAACCATGGCTGCATTCCTTTCAAACATTTTCAGACTTATTTTACCCAGTTACCAAATAACTTTCCCCCACCTTGGTGACTGCCTGAGCAACAAAACACAAGAGCAAAGTGTCTCCTTACAAGCAGTACAGCTGCCTCCTTCAGCACTTGGACTTGGCAATTTACAGAACCCTGAGGATCTTAAGTTCTACAAAAATTAGTAGTTGTCTCTTCATGCTAAATTTTCACAACTATCTGATGTAATAGCTTCTAGCTTATCACACCAGAGCCTTGGCAGAGATTTTGTTACTGTATTTAGTATGAGACCATACCAAAAACCTTTTGCTATGATAAATTCAAACCAGAACATAATCTTTTCTGACACTCCTTAGTATACAAAACTTGGTATCCACCCCTACTTGCATCtatgaaaagctttttaaagtttcattaagagaataaaaactAAACTAAACAGTTTCTCTTTTGAGAAAGTGATAGCCTGGTTCACattttaacatgaaaaatactACTACAAACTGTTTCTGCAAGTTCACCTCCTTATTCCAGCAAAGGAGATCAACGGATAAACGTGCTTTTTAAGCTGGTCCAGTCTATCAAAAGAGCTAGAAAACAGTTCTTTTCTCCAAGGAAAAGATTCTGGTCAGAGcttcacattttcttcaagaaatTTCAGGTGCCGAGCCTTCGCACTGTAACTCACGTACTTATCTCCCATGTGCTCCCGCAACTGCAGCTGTTCagacacacaaaacaaaacccacaacattactgacactgaaaaaaaagcaggagctgtcaAAATGTTAACAAAAAATACCAAAGCACTCAGCTGAAATCAGCATGTGAAGCTTGGCAATGTAgatgggagagaagaaaaatgaaagtcaTTGTTGTCTAAAAGCAAGAGACTTCCAAATCCCacccaaaaatttaaaatgtaagatCTTCATAGGTTACAAATCAAATACTGTATGGGTAAGTGTAACCAAGTTTTGAATCAAAGGAGCTGGAGGTATTGCTCATTCACCTCTATTGGGGATTGACGTTAAACTATTTCTTATTTTGGACATAAGGGGCATGAGGCAAGTAACGTGAAGGCAAAAATTTGAGAGACAGAAGATGTTATTACTGGGGAAACAGCACTGAGTAAAATAATGTGCATCCCTTGCATCTTCCCAAACTCAGGGACCATGCTACAATTCTAAGGCTCTGAAGGTTTCTGAAGAAGTTGCAGTTGAACATAGTCTACATCTGGAATCAAATTTAAGAGTGAAAATTACAATATACTTAGGCCCTTGCCTGCCCCTGACTACATAAGGACTTTTTGGAATCAAGGTTTACCTATCTCAATAGGGTAAAGACCCTGCTCATTTATCTAGGTTTATAAATAAACAATTTAATTATGAAAGACATTCACCTCTCTTTTCGCTTCATCATCTTCTTCCATGATTCTGTACACCTTCTCAAGAAGTTTCACTCCCAATCCTTGCACCACATCAGATCTCAGGATTTCAACCATTCTCCTAATCTTGCAGGGGACGGATAACATATCTGTTAAAAATAGAATACAATCAAAAAATCAGTGCAGTAGTAATTACTTTCAGTACAGACAATTTTCATACTCTGCAGAAGAATACAGGATGACTCGAAGTATTACCACAGAATCCTAGAGCAACAGACCTGAAGGAATGTCTTCCATTTTTAATTCCTCTGATTCATCTGGTGATTTTCCATGCAAAATCAAAGTATCTCGGTATTTCCTATTTAATTTAAACTCTGGGGCTGGGGTCGAGGTTACACAGCACTCAGAGTTCTCCTTGGAGTCCATTTTCAGTGTCCATGTCATCAGCTGCACCAAGTCATTCATTTCATTCACATTGCTTTTCctaggagagaaggaagaaataattcaGTCACCATCATAATGCAACTTCCACCCTGCATTCCAAGGACTTTTAGTAAGTTTAGAGAGGTCCTAGTAAGTGTTCCATGTTAAATTACTTGTTGTAGTGCAGTTTTATCAATAGCAACATCAGTACTATTTCATCTAACAAAGGCTCAGAGCTCGGTCACCACAAAACTCCACAATCCTACTGGCCACTGCTGACTTTGGTAATGCAACAAATTGCATCATTTGAAAGCTGCTTACACtgacaaaaatcagaaataaattcaGCCTCATTTACAGTGGAAAGGAAGCACACTGGCACCTTTTAACTTGTGCTTTTAATGCATCTTGACAGCAGATGTCCTTTGGTGCTGGAAGATTGGTTTCCTGGGAAGCTACAGTTCACAAAAACCAGAAGTACGCAATCACATGGCCCAGAAAGTTCAGCATGGGAAGCGTATAGTCACAGAGAGACAGTAGTTCAATGGAGCTGTTTTCCTTTATGCATCACATACTTCTTCAATCACTCACTATACAAAGTGTGaaagccattttttttccaccccaaGTCTAAGTCCAGTATAGCAGTGAAAATTCTTGCACAGTATTAAACAAAATCCTTACCTCTCCTTGGAATCACCATCAGAC
This genomic window contains:
- the SPCS1 gene encoding signal peptidase complex subunit 1 → MLSVFRSIPTQMDYKGQKLAEQIFQGIILVSAVIGFIYGYITEQFGWTVYIVMAGFALSCLLTLPPWPMYRRNPLKWLPVQESGTEEKKAADRKPKRHAKS